From Nitrosopumilus zosterae, the proteins below share one genomic window:
- a CDS encoding ABC transporter substrate-binding protein: MKKLLVILLALSIATLTYNESFAEKNTFFDSVKFIQYMDENTALEEVRNGNLDMYYYRISSDRLENLQSREGLQVFDSTGGSYSILVNPAESEKFNPFSNREIRFALNYLVDRKLIVNELMGGYGSPIISYYSPSDPEYLTIIKQLESFNFKYNPTLADEIITRELNKKGAIKIDGKWEFANTPIETTIFIRSDDPVRKSIGEILSGELERMGFTVKKDFGDLNKAFVIVYGSNPSDLKWNLYTEGWVRSAFVKYDSVGLGQMYSPWFSNMPGFNDPTYWNYKNEKLDMLTQKIYTGDFDSSEKRSELIQEAVVEGINESVRVFLASKIDQYVTNEKINGVVNDFGAGIPSRFTPINARGDGEELVIGVKQIYQGAWNPIMGLTDSYSRQIWGIISDPGTFKHPFTGETIPVRADWEIETSGPDDKIKIPNESIMWNPALQKWMNVEPNTLATSKVTFDFEFSDWHNGQKMDMNDILYSLYFTIEWGTQTDKNDKTFDTEFTPRAAQSIQTIKGINPIDEDTVEVYVDYWHFDEGEIAEWSLLWSSIPWEISVAMEKAVIDGKASFSRSGATSKNVNWLSLIIPNDANTIKNYLQEFKDTNYIPESLKENKRNSEYFQNRYDASIKWIETNNHAVISNGPFYLKSYSPESRTITVKEFKDGSYPFKIGKWEQFEKPKFPQIKKIDMKDIFQRGNEINFVVETENSDGILYFLTNSEGDMISSKTFKLDKNSISINIPPEITNELGIGSNNIKIFAISNSVLKPDFYESSFMITKDKVELPKSADTNIDVSENKTDLWYWIIPLISVIGIITIIKKRHHSRP; encoded by the coding sequence ATGAAAAAATTGCTAGTAATTCTACTAGCTCTTTCAATTGCAACCTTGACGTACAATGAATCATTTGCAGAAAAAAATACGTTTTTTGATTCAGTTAAATTTATTCAATATATGGATGAAAACACAGCATTAGAGGAAGTAAGAAATGGAAATCTAGACATGTATTATTATAGAATTTCATCAGACAGATTAGAAAACCTTCAATCAAGAGAAGGGTTACAGGTTTTTGATTCTACAGGAGGATCATACAGTATTCTTGTAAACCCTGCAGAATCTGAAAAATTCAATCCTTTTTCAAATAGAGAAATCAGGTTTGCCCTAAATTATTTGGTAGACAGAAAATTAATCGTCAATGAATTGATGGGAGGGTATGGCTCACCCATCATTTCGTACTATAGCCCATCAGATCCAGAATATCTTACTATAATCAAACAACTAGAGTCATTTAATTTCAAATACAACCCCACATTAGCAGACGAGATAATCACTAGGGAATTAAACAAAAAAGGAGCAATTAAGATAGATGGAAAATGGGAATTTGCAAACACCCCAATAGAAACTACAATTTTCATCAGAAGTGATGATCCTGTAAGAAAATCTATTGGAGAGATATTATCAGGAGAACTAGAAAGAATGGGATTTACAGTCAAAAAAGATTTTGGAGATCTTAACAAAGCATTTGTTATAGTGTACGGTTCAAATCCTTCGGATTTGAAATGGAATTTATACACTGAGGGATGGGTGCGTTCTGCATTTGTAAAATATGATTCAGTAGGATTAGGTCAAATGTACTCTCCATGGTTTTCAAATATGCCGGGGTTTAATGACCCAACATATTGGAATTACAAGAACGAGAAATTAGATATGCTGACTCAGAAAATTTACACTGGAGATTTTGATTCATCAGAAAAAAGATCAGAGTTAATTCAAGAAGCTGTTGTTGAAGGAATTAATGAATCAGTTAGAGTTTTTTTGGCAAGTAAAATTGATCAATATGTTACAAATGAGAAAATTAACGGAGTAGTAAATGATTTTGGTGCAGGGATTCCAAGCAGATTCACACCAATTAATGCAAGAGGGGATGGTGAGGAGTTAGTTATTGGTGTCAAGCAAATCTATCAAGGGGCGTGGAATCCAATAATGGGATTAACTGATAGTTATAGTAGACAGATTTGGGGAATAATTTCAGATCCTGGAACATTCAAACACCCATTTACTGGCGAAACAATTCCAGTTAGAGCAGATTGGGAGATTGAAACCTCCGGGCCAGATGATAAAATAAAGATTCCTAATGAATCAATAATGTGGAATCCTGCATTGCAGAAATGGATGAACGTAGAACCAAACACGCTTGCAACAAGCAAAGTTACATTCGATTTTGAATTTAGTGACTGGCACAATGGACAAAAAATGGATATGAATGATATTTTGTACTCATTGTATTTTACAATAGAATGGGGAACACAGACGGATAAGAATGATAAAACTTTTGATACCGAATTTACACCAAGAGCTGCTCAAAGTATCCAGACAATCAAGGGGATAAATCCAATTGATGAAGACACAGTGGAAGTCTATGTAGATTATTGGCATTTTGATGAAGGAGAAATTGCAGAATGGTCATTGCTATGGAGTTCAATACCATGGGAAATTTCGGTTGCTATGGAAAAAGCAGTGATTGATGGTAAAGCATCATTTTCAAGATCTGGTGCAACTAGCAAAAATGTTAACTGGTTGTCATTAATTATTCCAAATGATGCAAACACCATTAAAAATTATTTACAAGAATTCAAAGATACAAACTATATCCCAGAATCTCTAAAAGAGAATAAAAGGAATTCAGAGTATTTTCAAAACAGATACGATGCATCAATTAAATGGATTGAAACTAATAATCATGCAGTAATTAGCAATGGACCATTTTATTTAAAATCATACTCTCCGGAATCAAGAACAATTACAGTTAAAGAATTCAAAGATGGTTCATATCCATTTAAAATTGGGAAATGGGAGCAGTTTGAAAAACCAAAATTTCCACAAATAAAGAAAATAGATATGAAAGATATTTTTCAAAGAGGAAACGAAATAAATTTCGTGGTTGAGACAGAAAATTCAGATGGAATACTTTACTTTTTAACAAACAGTGAAGGAGATATGATATCATCAAAGACATTCAAATTAGATAAAAACAGTATTTCTATTAACATACCTCCTGAAATTACAAATGAGTTGGGAATTGGATCAAACAACATCAAAATATTTGCAATTTCAAATTCGGTTTTAAAACCAGATTTTTATGAATCAAGTTTTATGATAACCAAAGATAAAGTAGAATTACCAAAAAGTGCAGATACAAATATTGATGTTTCAGAAAACAAGACAGATCTTTGGTATTGGATTATTCCATTAATATCAGTGATTGGAATCATAACCATCATAAAGAAAAGACATCATTCCAGACCATAA
- a CDS encoding DUF367 family protein, which produces MKLQVLMFYQDDPKKCTAAKMVKFGLAQNITKIGAKGLVLDPFSEKTLLPKDKFLINSIVGIDCSWNLAEHAFSKKFNGIKRKLPPLLAGNPVNYSKLNKLTTVEALSATLIILGFKEQGLELLDKFKWGHTFYELNQNLFEEYARLENEQQIQLILKDYGLE; this is translated from the coding sequence ATGAAGTTACAAGTTTTGATGTTTTATCAAGATGATCCTAAAAAATGCACAGCTGCTAAAATGGTGAAATTTGGACTTGCTCAAAATATAACAAAAATAGGGGCCAAAGGATTAGTACTGGATCCTTTTTCTGAAAAAACTTTGCTTCCTAAAGATAAGTTTTTGATTAATTCGATTGTTGGCATTGATTGCTCTTGGAATCTTGCAGAACATGCCTTCTCAAAAAAATTCAACGGTATAAAGAGAAAACTCCCTCCTCTGCTTGCTGGAAACCCCGTTAACTATTCAAAACTAAATAAACTCACTACCGTTGAAGCTCTGTCTGCAACATTGATAATTCTCGGATTTAAGGAACAAGGTTTGGAACTGCTTGACAAATTCAAATGGGGGCATACATTTTATGAACTCAACCAAAACCTCTTTGAAGAATACGCCCGACTTGAAAATGAACAACAAATCCAATTGATTCTCAAAGATTATGGTCTGGAATGA
- a CDS encoding lamin tail domain-containing protein produces MKSNLFLVLSLFLLVALVVPVYAQTNSEHVVINEVDINPPGNDAISVSEWVELYNPTNSNVDLSGWKVASTTVLKKTMTIPSGTIIQPGQFLTYSYQSVWFTDSNESVELLDKNGVVIDKTPLLADIQNDFKSWQRIYDGYDSDSSDDWKFVTSTAGSSNGKLVETQDSDEITVTLSTDKSSYLFGQTATIKGSVSEEVFIVKPFFQSEPIKVNISGPDYSQSLTLYPDLNLNYKTSLNLHQVLGINEGEYTVSVSYAGSTAKTNFLVGYELAEQKTKGDSSLSIITDKSQYIPGQLVSITGLTSETIPFEGMKVTVKDPHGKVVSSGNLYPTKDKFSTSLFLTTVSPVYGTYEVYAEYFDKSALVTFEVIKDVKEDKLISLWTDKEVYGLGETVTITGRLNDKWVDSFNLEIVQTKNLSLGGTTGGGSTLKILDVVRLDGDSKFQYSFKIPQSDSRLGGYSINVNKDIGSATKFIQVVKDPSTYVKSNVPLTVFTDKPLYDFGADKKLIITGQIANTVSRASFETAPVKVTILTEDGKPLQITGSANTGNLSTRGVSIDYDFTAIPESSGIFTVTIDLNKLIFSEGKYVVKAQYEGLLATNSFEIANSLDLKSGAIISLDKEVYGLGETVHLTGILPPTGDRSVVITITRPDGTRTDLGATVHEQRFTFDWKIPIAEKTQNLKTDVKERDVTKSNFGIYKIKISTSSESKSLFFKVSPDPQNDSLSKTPVFVTTEKSLYKTGEKLKVTGNIIKRVQGDQGLVVPERILIKVLDGTFPYKQIHESSVYPTQGGDFSSLFDLPATVFREGSYTVKALYGNAIASSTFTVVNDFAFGIDAPLSLLLSTDKSEYYPGDVVVITGKPNKLIYLEKFEVSVAKKTGNEITCGSFICGKNSGPVTTIRPSSSGSFTYHFTIPSDASAIGSYEALVDADFEAKSIKFNVIEKPKIPKVDTIIEKENRVAENMISVFTSEKIVNDVTIAPRVFSGSLITPTRGDESSVNIKVSTGTGICIIGPDTECLVSESTRKPGQIYDVVEVDGTVLNVRYSGPDVRLEKFSILPESADGFLSDANWDVEIIKDDQASRFYYKITYKTLE; encoded by the coding sequence ATGAAAAGCAATCTGTTTTTAGTATTATCTTTGTTCTTACTTGTTGCACTTGTTGTTCCCGTATATGCTCAAACAAATTCTGAGCATGTGGTGATAAATGAAGTTGATATCAATCCTCCTGGAAACGATGCGATATCTGTATCTGAATGGGTAGAACTTTACAATCCTACTAATTCTAATGTTGACTTGAGTGGTTGGAAAGTTGCATCAACTACTGTTCTTAAAAAAACTATGACTATTCCTAGCGGAACTATAATTCAACCTGGACAATTCTTGACCTATTCTTATCAAAGTGTTTGGTTTACTGATTCAAATGAATCAGTTGAACTACTAGATAAAAATGGGGTTGTGATTGACAAAACTCCCTTACTTGCTGATATTCAAAATGATTTTAAATCTTGGCAGAGAATCTATGATGGTTATGACTCTGATAGTTCTGATGATTGGAAATTTGTAACATCCACTGCAGGTTCTTCAAATGGTAAGCTTGTAGAGACTCAAGATTCAGATGAAATTACGGTCACTCTATCTACTGATAAATCATCATACCTGTTTGGTCAAACTGCAACAATAAAGGGTAGCGTATCTGAAGAAGTTTTTATTGTTAAACCCTTTTTCCAATCGGAACCAATCAAAGTAAATATTTCTGGGCCTGATTATTCGCAATCTCTTACTTTGTATCCTGATTTAAATCTCAATTACAAAACTTCTCTAAACTTACATCAGGTTCTGGGAATTAATGAAGGGGAATATACAGTATCAGTTTCATATGCAGGTTCAACTGCAAAAACTAATTTCTTAGTTGGCTATGAATTGGCGGAACAAAAAACAAAAGGAGATTCTTCTCTTAGTATAATTACTGATAAATCTCAATACATTCCAGGACAACTGGTTTCAATAACTGGTCTTACTTCAGAAACCATTCCGTTTGAAGGAATGAAAGTAACTGTGAAAGATCCTCATGGCAAAGTTGTCTCAAGTGGCAATTTGTATCCGACAAAGGATAAATTTTCAACTAGTTTATTCTTAACAACTGTAAGTCCAGTCTATGGTACATACGAGGTATATGCTGAATATTTTGACAAATCCGCATTAGTGACTTTTGAAGTAATCAAAGATGTAAAAGAAGATAAATTAATTTCTCTTTGGACTGACAAGGAAGTTTATGGATTAGGAGAAACTGTTACTATTACTGGAAGGTTAAATGATAAATGGGTAGATTCATTTAATTTAGAAATTGTTCAGACAAAGAATCTTTCATTAGGAGGTACTACCGGTGGTGGATCCACATTAAAAATCCTTGATGTAGTACGATTAGATGGAGACAGTAAATTCCAATATTCATTTAAAATTCCGCAAAGTGATTCGCGATTAGGCGGTTATTCTATAAATGTCAACAAAGATATTGGTTCTGCAACCAAATTCATCCAAGTGGTAAAAGATCCTTCAACATATGTTAAATCAAACGTTCCTCTTACCGTCTTTACTGATAAACCTCTATATGATTTTGGAGCCGACAAAAAACTCATTATCACTGGTCAGATAGCTAATACCGTTTCCAGAGCAAGTTTCGAAACTGCTCCTGTTAAAGTCACAATTCTAACAGAAGATGGAAAACCGTTACAAATTACTGGTTCTGCCAATACTGGGAACCTTTCTACCCGCGGTGTTTCAATTGATTATGACTTTACTGCCATTCCTGAATCATCAGGAATTTTTACCGTAACTATTGATCTGAACAAACTGATTTTCTCTGAAGGTAAATATGTCGTTAAAGCTCAATATGAGGGACTATTGGCAACTAATAGTTTTGAAATTGCCAATTCCCTTGATTTGAAAAGTGGTGCTATCATTTCTCTTGATAAAGAAGTATATGGATTAGGTGAAACAGTACATCTTACAGGAATTCTTCCTCCAACTGGTGATCGTTCTGTAGTTATAACAATTACCAGACCTGATGGAACTAGAACTGATTTAGGTGCAACTGTACATGAACAGCGATTCACATTTGACTGGAAAATTCCCATCGCTGAAAAAACTCAAAATCTAAAAACTGATGTCAAAGAAAGAGATGTAACAAAATCCAATTTTGGAATATATAAAATCAAAATATCTACATCTTCAGAAAGTAAGAGTCTCTTTTTCAAAGTCTCACCTGATCCTCAAAATGACTCTCTGTCAAAAACTCCTGTTTTTGTAACAACTGAAAAATCCCTATACAAAACAGGTGAAAAACTAAAGGTCACTGGAAATATTATCAAAAGGGTTCAGGGTGATCAAGGCCTTGTGGTACCTGAGCGAATCTTAATAAAAGTTCTTGATGGCACTTTTCCATATAAACAAATCCATGAATCATCCGTTTACCCAACACAAGGCGGTGACTTTTCAAGCCTATTTGACTTGCCCGCAACCGTTTTTCGCGAGGGAAGTTACACAGTAAAAGCCCTTTATGGAAATGCCATTGCCAGTTCAACATTTACAGTAGTAAATGATTTTGCATTCGGTATTGATGCTCCATTGTCTCTTTTACTATCTACTGATAAATCTGAATATTATCCTGGAGATGTTGTAGTTATTACTGGAAAACCAAACAAGCTAATTTATCTAGAAAAGTTTGAAGTCAGTGTTGCTAAAAAAACAGGTAACGAGATAACATGTGGATCTTTTATTTGTGGTAAAAATTCTGGACCTGTAACTACAATTCGTCCTAGTTCATCGGGCTCTTTTACCTATCACTTTACAATCCCTTCAGATGCCTCTGCAATTGGTTCATACGAAGCATTGGTTGATGCAGATTTTGAAGCAAAATCCATCAAATTCAATGTAATTGAAAAACCAAAAATTCCAAAAGTAGACACAATAATTGAGAAAGAAAATAGAGTTGCTGAAAATATGATTTCTGTTTTTACTTCCGAAAAAATTGTTAACGATGTAACTATTGCACCTCGAGTCTTTTCTGGTTCTTTGATAACTCCGACTAGAGGTGATGAATCAAGTGTTAACATCAAAGTTTCCACTGGTACTGGAATTTGTATAATTGGTCCTGATACTGAATGTCTAGTTAGTGAATCTACTCGAAAACCTGGACAAATCTATGATGTGGTGGAAGTTGATGGAACTGTTCTAAATGTACGATATAGCGGTCCTGATGTACGATTAGAAAAATTTAGTATTTTGCCTGAATCTGCTGATGGATTCTTATCTGACGCTAATTGGGATGTGGAAATTATCAAAGATGATCAAGCTTCGCGATTCTACTACAAAATAACATACAAAACACTAGAGTAA
- a CDS encoding DNRLRE domain-containing protein, translated as MTTLTTTEHSGIKLLSVMVIAGVAFSGMTFFMLGDGFTSSLLSDKNYEMLCNTGLCFDPSSASFPTGLFIQQNQGFDSQMIGTNTDSFSAFRAVKTSVSDIQFTENSAILFSSKDSFVREGLQTSNEGSNKVLRIMGTGPTTNRALIGFDEIQLGTALGDKTLDSAKLKIFVVDNDGQWQEGQSVTVRSLTEPWQEGIGSNAPFGNFIGTQKGVTWNCSSEDNCENWNGGSFKATVADTVVISNDMSGKWIEFDVTEDILAYLDGTPNYGWIIMKSDEDSSGRINIAARETQDNIPQLELTFT; from the coding sequence ATGACAACATTAACGACAACTGAACATTCTGGAATTAAACTTCTAAGTGTGATGGTAATTGCTGGTGTAGCCTTTTCTGGCATGACTTTTTTTATGTTAGGTGACGGATTTACATCATCTCTACTTTCTGATAAAAACTACGAAATGCTTTGCAATACCGGATTATGCTTTGATCCATCCTCTGCATCATTTCCAACTGGTCTATTTATTCAACAGAACCAAGGATTTGATTCACAAATGATTGGAACAAATACTGATAGCTTCTCGGCATTTAGAGCTGTAAAAACTTCTGTTTCTGACATTCAATTCACCGAAAATTCTGCAATCCTTTTCTCTTCAAAAGATAGTTTTGTTAGAGAAGGATTACAAACATCAAATGAAGGTTCCAATAAAGTTCTACGAATAATGGGCACTGGTCCTACTACCAATCGTGCACTCATTGGTTTTGATGAAATACAATTGGGAACTGCACTAGGTGATAAAACATTGGATTCTGCAAAACTGAAAATCTTTGTAGTGGATAATGATGGCCAATGGCAAGAGGGACAATCAGTTACTGTTCGCAGTTTAACTGAACCATGGCAAGAAGGAATTGGCTCTAATGCTCCATTTGGAAATTTCATTGGAACCCAAAAAGGTGTTACATGGAATTGCTCCTCTGAAGATAACTGTGAAAATTGGAATGGTGGAAGTTTTAAGGCCACAGTTGCTGACACAGTAGTTATCTCAAATGATATGTCTGGCAAATGGATAGAGTTTGATGTTACTGAAGATATCTTGGCATATCTTGATGGTACTCCAAACTATGGCTGGATTATCATGAAAAGCGATGAAGACTCTTCGGGTAGAATCAACATTGCGGCACGAGAGACACAAGATAATATTCCTCAGTTGGAACTGACTTTCACATAA
- a CDS encoding S8 family peptidase: MKTQPSTRSRILFLSLSILLLTWSFAGSTPVFADPGNGNGGGNGNGGGNGNGGGNGNGGGNGNGGGNGNGGGNGNGGGNGNGGGNGNGGGNGNGGGNGNNNSNEQKAADKAQKAIEKAEKQAQKAVDDAIEKAEKLTANTFGNDKLIEDAIIQAVDEIIEESFQSDPSLDKTEHKVSDAQKESQKGHLVNKVISMMATKDLDKQYKGKSPDAKYRAELAKIELQLIKDTQKVKLEYFEKILDANPGLTIEADNIEDKVKEVSSEIQNEKTPGLLVKKTDKQVRKLLQSENPDEDAWKFGIDSQNGKTRIVLELSNTDPETIEKIQSLSDIEIQGDNLVQITTDIQNIPRINSMMDVTKTRATTNLSDFTRDSFETVKSPFLNSDIVVKTIGDVKYANLVQLSSDTSDSVTKSDYTYPISEGVFTINADIVHNSGITGKDVQVAVLDMIFDTDNPKISDKIVDFKSFRNSFENSMISQTIAQGETTSHGTAVAEIISDVAPNAELHLYEMNTDVEFGRAIDEAIANNVDVIAMAAGWPNLPTDGSSHITKKVEEAISHGITVIVPSGNFAEKHWEGTFSDGDLNTWHEFAEDDEGLSITVSESQLNDHVPIMLYLNWNDGLGDSSDFDLVLVDPLGQIVDYSANTQTKDSQKIESIFFMPKMAGIYAIGISSVGEFKSLSDVPTHSSLELFSVNNSIEYPISSGSVVVPSDAKGVIVVGAVNNVDGTLESFSSHGPTNNGLLVPSVVGPNGVTTIAYGGNLFYGTSATTPHVAGIAALMIDANPDLSPEQLLHNIERNAIPNSHGNNPNEYGFGSIDAAFIIN, translated from the coding sequence TTGAAGACTCAACCTAGTACACGTTCTAGAATTCTATTCTTATCTTTGTCAATTCTACTCTTAACATGGAGTTTTGCAGGTTCGACTCCTGTATTTGCAGATCCTGGAAACGGCAATGGCGGTGGAAACGGCAATGGCGGTGGAAACGGCAATGGCGGTGGAAACGGCAATGGCGGTGGAAACGGCAATGGCGGTGGAAACGGCAATGGCGGTGGAAACGGCAATGGCGGTGGAAACGGCAATGGCGGTGGAAACGGCAATGGCGGTGGAAACGGCAATGGCGGTGGAAACGGCAACAATAATTCCAATGAACAGAAGGCAGCTGACAAAGCACAAAAGGCAATTGAAAAGGCAGAAAAGCAAGCTCAAAAGGCAGTAGATGACGCAATTGAAAAGGCAGAAAAACTCACTGCAAACACATTTGGCAATGATAAATTAATTGAAGATGCAATCATTCAAGCAGTAGATGAAATTATTGAAGAATCATTTCAATCAGATCCCTCATTAGACAAAACTGAACACAAAGTCAGTGATGCTCAAAAGGAATCTCAAAAAGGACATCTAGTAAATAAAGTCATATCAATGATGGCTACAAAGGATCTTGATAAGCAATACAAAGGAAAATCCCCTGATGCCAAATACCGCGCAGAACTTGCAAAAATTGAATTACAACTAATCAAAGATACTCAAAAAGTAAAATTAGAATATTTTGAAAAGATTTTGGATGCAAATCCTGGATTGACCATAGAGGCAGATAACATCGAAGATAAAGTCAAAGAAGTATCTTCTGAAATACAGAATGAAAAGACTCCTGGATTGTTGGTAAAGAAAACAGACAAGCAAGTACGAAAACTACTCCAAAGTGAAAATCCTGATGAAGATGCATGGAAATTTGGAATTGATTCACAAAACGGCAAAACAAGAATTGTTTTAGAATTATCAAATACAGATCCTGAAACTATTGAGAAAATTCAAAGTCTATCTGATATTGAAATACAAGGAGACAATTTAGTCCAAATTACCACTGATATACAAAATATCCCAAGAATAAACTCTATGATGGATGTTACAAAGACTAGAGCAACCACCAACCTATCTGATTTCACTAGAGATTCATTTGAGACAGTAAAATCCCCCTTCCTCAACTCTGATATTGTTGTCAAAACAATAGGTGATGTAAAATATGCAAACCTTGTTCAATTAAGCAGCGATACGTCCGATTCCGTTACAAAATCCGATTACACTTATCCAATTTCAGAGGGTGTGTTCACTATTAATGCCGACATTGTACACAATTCAGGAATTACTGGAAAAGATGTCCAAGTTGCAGTACTTGATATGATATTTGATACCGATAATCCAAAAATTTCCGATAAAATAGTAGATTTTAAATCCTTTAGAAACTCCTTTGAGAACTCTATGATTTCTCAAACTATAGCCCAAGGAGAAACTACTAGTCACGGAACCGCAGTAGCCGAAATTATTTCTGATGTTGCACCAAACGCTGAGTTACATCTCTATGAGATGAATACTGATGTAGAGTTTGGTCGTGCAATTGATGAGGCTATTGCAAATAATGTGGATGTAATTGCAATGGCTGCAGGATGGCCTAATCTCCCAACTGACGGTTCTAGTCATATTACTAAGAAAGTCGAAGAAGCAATATCTCATGGAATTACAGTAATTGTGCCATCTGGTAACTTTGCAGAAAAACACTGGGAAGGAACATTCTCTGATGGTGATCTTAATACATGGCACGAATTTGCAGAAGATGATGAGGGCCTCTCAATTACAGTATCTGAGTCTCAACTTAATGACCACGTACCAATCATGCTCTATCTAAACTGGAATGATGGACTTGGAGATTCATCTGACTTTGATCTGGTACTAGTTGATCCATTAGGACAAATTGTAGACTATTCTGCAAACACCCAAACCAAAGACTCTCAAAAAATTGAAAGTATCTTCTTTATGCCAAAAATGGCAGGAATATATGCCATAGGAATATCATCCGTAGGTGAATTTAAATCTCTTTCAGATGTACCAACTCATTCTTCCTTGGAATTATTCTCAGTGAATAACAGCATTGAATACCCTATATCTTCAGGAAGTGTTGTGGTTCCATCTGATGCCAAAGGTGTAATTGTAGTTGGTGCAGTAAATAATGTTGATGGAACCTTGGAATCATTTAGTTCCCATGGGCCTACAAATAATGGACTATTAGTTCCAAGTGTGGTGGGACCAAACGGTGTAACTACAATTGCGTATGGTGGTAACTTGTTTTATGGAACATCAGCCACTACTCCTCATGTTGCAGGCATTGCAGCACTAATGATTGATGCAAATCCTGACTTGTCCCCTGAACAACTATTACATAACATCGAGCGAAACGCAATTCCAAATTCACACGGAAACAATCCCAATGAGTATGGATTTGGCTCAATTGATGCAGCGTTTATTATAAACTAG